The window GGCAGCTGCAGGTGGGGCTGTGACTGCAGCAGGTGGAGGCGAGGACTTGGCTGGCGATGAGGTGAAcgcacagcagctccctgcgGGCGTAAAATCACAGTCATAAGGTCTGAAAAGACCTCATCGATGCACGGAGTCCAACAGGGAACTCATCACCGCTTTCTTGAGCGCCTCCGTGGACGgtgagccccccccccacccccgggCAGCCCCCCGCTCCTTCGGAGGAGACCCCCATTATCCCGCCCGACCCCCACGGAGCCGCAGGGAGCGCTGAGTTCTCCCCTCGGCCGCCTCTTCCATAGGACTCCGCCGCAGCTCCCGGCCCTCAGCCGGCGGATGGGGGTCGGCCCCGCGTCCGGCAGCGGAGCGAAGCGGCCCTTGTGGCCCTTTTTCACCCCCAAATTCCACTTCTCGCCCCCCGAGGACACCCCGAGCGCGGCACGACcgctccccgctcccctccccccgcGGGGGCCGCACCGGAAGCGGAACCGCCCCCCCATGGCGTCACCGCGGCCATATAACAGTCCCGGCTTTACCCGCCCGCGCCACCCGCCGCCGGTGCTCGCTGGGCGCCATGTTTGCAGTCAAGCGGAACGCCGTCATCGGCTTCAACCTCTACTGCGGCGGAGGAAGCCCGGGCCTGGTGCCCGCTTCACCAGCAGGAGAGCAaaccccgccgcccgccgccgccgctccggccgccgccgccgccaccgtCGCTGAGGTACCGCGGCCGCTGATTGGCTCCGCGGGGCTGTGGGCCGCCGCCGGCCGCGCCGAAGCCCCCCGCGCTCCCATTGGCTCCGGGGCGGCCCCCCACGCTCCGATCGGTTCCGCCGCGGCCCGCCGGGCGCCGCCGGACTCCACGTCGCGGCCCGTCGCTCTGTGGAGCCCCGAGGAGGAGTTGGACGGCTGCGAGCCCGAGTCCGAACGCGGCCCCGGAGGCGATTCGTTGCCCGGCACGCCGCCCGAGCTGCCCGACTTGATCCCCGACGAGCTGCGGCAGGAATCCCTGGAGCTCATCCTCCGGTACCTCCGGGAGGCGGCGGGAGAGGCCGAGCCCGGCGTTAAAAAGCTGTTTCCGGGGCTCCTGGGAGGGCCAGGGCGGCCCTGCAGGGCGAGCAGCGCCGTCATGGAGAAAGCGCTGGAAACGTTGCGGAGGGTCGGGGACGGCGTGATGCAGAAACACGAATTGGCCTTCCAGGGTGCGTGGAACCGGGAAACGGcagcgggggtggggggggggagcggccGTGGGGTGAAAACGAAAGCGGACTTtgtgctgggaaggggtgggggggggctgggctgtgccacGCCGCGCCCCGGGGCTGAAGGGCGGCCGTGCTGGGGGTGCtgcgggcggtgcggggctcCTCCCGCTGCTGAAGGGGCTCTGGGGTCCCCCCCGTGCAGCCTGGAGTGGTTTTGGGGCTCCTTAATGCGGTGTGGAGGGGCGGGGGCTCCTCCCGGTGCTGTACTGGGGGGGTCTGCGGCTGCTCTGACGCCGGGAAGAGGCTTTGGGGCAGCTCCTCGGTGCGGTGTGAGGGGTTTTGGGGCTCCCCGGTGCAGTGGGAGGGGTGTGGGGTTCCCCCGTTGCCATACAAAGGAGCTTTGGGGCTCCCTCGTGGTGCTGTATGGAGGGGTTGGGGGAATGCGGGTAGTTTGGGGTCTCCCCGCTGAGCCGAAGGGGTCAGAGTTCCCCTAGAGCCGTGGGGAGATCTGGAGCTGCCCCGCTGAGGGGGTTTGgggctctcctgctgctgttttataGCTTTTTGGGGCTCCCCCTAAAGCTGAAGgagctctggggctgcactgctgtgggtttggggctgTGCCATGAGGTCGGGTTGCTGTAGCTCTGACTCAGGTAGAAGCTCCCCTTAGCCCTCAGCTTGTAGTATGGCTGCTTTAAGGTGCTGATCCAGACCGGTACCAAAATAGCCCCCAGAAGTAGCCTAGAAAATAGCCCCGGTGCCTGGGCTGGGCTGAGCagatggggtgggtggggggggctgcaggTTTGGATGTGCTGGAATGGACTGGAAGGGAGAACCGGCCATTTTGGGCTGGTCTTATGTAACTTGGAAGTGAGTCCTTGGGGGCCGGTGAGAGCCAACCATTTTGGGCTGAATTTGTGTCATTTAGAATGGAATCCTTGGGGACCAGCAGGAACTGACCATTTTTGGCTGTTTTTGTGTAACTTGGAAGCAGCTCCTTttgaggggggggagggggaggagggatcAGTGGGAACCAACCGTTTTGGCTCGGTTTTATGTAATTCCAAGCCCAGCCCTTGGGGACCAGTAGGAACTGACCCTTT of the Gallus gallus isolate bGalGal1 chromosome 25, bGalGal1.mat.broiler.GRCg7b, whole genome shotgun sequence genome contains:
- the MCL1 gene encoding induced myeloid leukemia cell differentiation protein Mcl-1 isoform X1, giving the protein MFAVKRNAVIGFNLYCGGGSPGLVPASPAGEQTPPPAAAAPAAAAATVAEVPRPLIGSAGLWAAAGRAEAPRAPIGSGAAPHAPIGSAAARRAPPDSTSRPVALWSPEEELDGCEPESERGPGGDSLPGTPPELPDLIPDELRQESLELILRYLREAAGEAEPGVKKLFPGLLGGPGRPCRASSAVMEKALETLRRVGDGVMQKHELAFQGMLRKLEIKKEDDLQAVCEVAAHVFNDGVTNWGRVVTLISFGAFVAKHLKSINQEKCITSLAGIITDALVSSKREWLMSQGGWEGFVDFFRVEDLESSIRNVLMAFAGVAGLGASLAYMIRPGPHPRPPGMGHPQNEAAVTAPRGLQVRNFFLTGDLNKWLF
- the MCL1 gene encoding induced myeloid leukemia cell differentiation protein Mcl-1 isoform X2; protein product: MFAVKRNAVIGFNLYCGGGSPGLVPASPAGEQTPPPAAAAPAAAAATVAEVPRPLIGSAGLWAAAGRAEAPRAPIGSGAAPHAPIGSAAARRAPPDSTSRPVALWSPEEELDGCEPESERGPGGDSLPGTPPELPDLIPDELRQESLELILRYLREAAGEAEPGVKKLFPGLLGGPGRPCRASSAVMEKALETLRRVGDGVMQKHELAFQGAWNRETAAGVGGGSGRGVKTKADFVLGRGGGGLGCATPRPGAEGRPCWGCCGRCGAPPAAEGALGSPPCSLEWFWGSLMRCGGAGAPPGAVLGGSAAALTPGRGFGAAPRNASEAGNQKGR
- the MCL1 gene encoding induced myeloid leukemia cell differentiation protein Mcl-1 isoform 1 (isoform 1 is encoded by transcript variant 1), which encodes MFAVKRNAVIGFNLYCGGGSPGLVPASPAGEQTPPPAAAAPAAAAATVAEVPRPLIGSAGLWAAAGRAEAPRAPIGSGAAPHAPIGSAAARRAPPDSTSRPVALWSPEEELDGCEPESERGPGGDSLPGTPPELPDLIPDELRQESLELILRYLREAAGEAEPGVKKLFPGLLGGPGRPCRASSAVMEKALETLRRVGDGVMQKHELAFQGMLRKLEIKKEDDLQAVCEVAAHVFNDGVTNWGRVVTLISFGAFVAKHLKSINQEKCITSLAGIITDALVSSKREWLMSQGGWEGFVDFFRVEDLESSIRNVLMAFAGVAGLGASLAYMIRKWRS
- the MCL1 gene encoding induced myeloid leukemia cell differentiation protein Mcl-1 isoform 2 (isoform 2 is encoded by transcript variant 2); its protein translation is MFAVKRNAVIGFNLYCGGGSPGLVPASPAGEQTPPPAAAAPAAAAATVAEVPRPLIGSAGLWAAAGRAEAPRAPIGSGAAPHAPIGSAAARRAPPDSTSRPVALWSPEEELDGCEPESERGPGGDSLPGTPPELPDLIPDELRQESLELILRYLREAAGEAEPGVKKLFPGLLGGPGRPCRASSAVMEKALETLRRVGDGVMQKHELAFQGMLRKLEIKKEDDLQAVCEVAAHVFNDGVTNWGRVVTLISFGAFVAKHLKSINQEKCITSLAGIITDALVSSKREWLMSQGGWEGFVDFFRVEDLESSIRNVLMAFAGVAGLGASLAYMIR